A window of Halostella salina contains these coding sequences:
- a CDS encoding DUF6517 family protein, with protein MTLSRRAFGGLVTGAIVAGSGCLGFILGNEAQEFEASAATAGDASLEETEYEAAGEQESERMEIDRTFSAANQERQVVAVNYMSEYDRSVSVLSVEQRAAVFVAFSTPKVEILGETFNPIEEMSNRDLIQQVQGKYGGMEVGDEVGTTDVSTLGETVTLSKFEGQADLDGTTVDVYIHIGQVDHDGDYVVPIAVYPRQLDEEENVVALVEGLEH; from the coding sequence ATGACACTCTCACGACGAGCGTTCGGGGGACTTGTAACCGGCGCGATCGTCGCCGGGTCGGGCTGTCTCGGCTTCATCCTCGGCAACGAGGCCCAGGAGTTCGAGGCGTCGGCGGCGACGGCGGGCGACGCCAGCTTGGAGGAGACGGAGTACGAGGCGGCGGGGGAGCAAGAGAGCGAACGCATGGAGATAGACCGGACGTTCTCGGCCGCCAATCAGGAGCGGCAGGTCGTCGCGGTCAACTACATGAGCGAGTACGACCGGAGCGTCTCCGTCCTCAGCGTGGAGCAGCGCGCGGCGGTGTTCGTCGCGTTCTCGACGCCGAAGGTCGAGATCCTCGGAGAGACGTTCAACCCCATCGAGGAGATGTCGAACCGCGACCTCATCCAGCAGGTGCAGGGCAAGTACGGCGGGATGGAGGTCGGCGACGAGGTCGGAACGACGGACGTGTCGACGCTCGGCGAGACGGTGACGCTGTCGAAGTTCGAGGGGCAGGCGGACCTCGACGGCACCACGGTCGACGTGTACATCCACATCGGGCAGGTCGACCACGACGGCGACTACGTCGTTCCGATCGCCGTCTACCCGCGGCAACTGGACGAGGAAGAGAACGTCGTCGCGCTGGTCGAGGGGCTGGAGCACTGA
- the kynU gene encoding kynureninase, with translation MDELDADPAVAERRDEADPIAGFAERFHVPDEQIYMDGNSLGPLSDDAERTLDRVVDEWRERGIEGWTEGEQPWFHYGEHLGDRLAPLVGAREDEVVVANSTTVNVHTLVGTFLDAADGDAVIVNELDFPTDHYAIRAQLRQCDLDPDEKLVVVESRDGRTIAAEDVVAAMDERDDAGVVFMPSVLYRSGQLLDVERITRAAHDRGLLAGFDLAHSVGVVPHDLSAVGVDFATWCSYKYLNAGPGAIAGLYVNERHFGETPALAGWWGHEKETQFDLNMTYTPADSAGAWQTGTVPMLSAAPLEGSLDVIHDAGIDAVREKSLELTDYLIELVDDELAAYGYGVGTPREHDRRGGHVALEHDDAERISLALRDRGVVVDYRPPNVVRVCPSPLYTSFRDVYDAAAHCRDVVETGEYEAYDAGDDVT, from the coding sequence ATGGACGAACTGGACGCCGACCCCGCGGTCGCGGAGCGCCGCGACGAGGCGGACCCGATCGCCGGGTTCGCGGAGCGGTTCCACGTCCCCGACGAGCAGATCTACATGGACGGCAACTCGCTCGGGCCGCTCTCGGACGACGCCGAGCGGACGCTCGACCGGGTGGTCGACGAGTGGCGCGAGCGCGGGATCGAGGGGTGGACCGAGGGGGAGCAGCCCTGGTTCCACTACGGCGAGCACCTCGGGGACCGCCTCGCGCCGCTGGTCGGCGCGCGCGAGGACGAGGTGGTCGTCGCCAACTCGACGACGGTGAACGTCCACACGCTGGTCGGCACGTTCCTCGACGCCGCCGACGGCGACGCGGTGATCGTCAACGAACTCGACTTCCCAACGGACCACTACGCGATCCGCGCCCAGCTGCGCCAGTGTGACCTCGACCCCGACGAGAAGCTCGTCGTCGTCGAGAGCCGCGACGGCCGGACGATAGCCGCCGAGGACGTGGTCGCGGCGATGGACGAGCGCGACGACGCCGGCGTCGTATTCATGCCGAGCGTGCTCTACCGGAGCGGCCAGTTGCTCGACGTGGAACGGATCACCCGCGCTGCTCACGACCGCGGCCTGCTGGCCGGCTTCGATCTGGCTCACTCCGTCGGCGTCGTCCCGCACGACCTCTCGGCGGTCGGCGTCGACTTCGCGACGTGGTGTAGCTACAAGTACCTCAACGCCGGCCCCGGCGCGATCGCCGGCCTGTACGTCAACGAGCGCCACTTCGGCGAGACACCGGCGCTCGCCGGCTGGTGGGGCCACGAGAAAGAGACCCAGTTCGACCTGAACATGACCTACACGCCGGCGGACTCCGCGGGCGCATGGCAGACCGGGACGGTGCCGATGCTCTCGGCCGCGCCGCTGGAGGGGTCGCTCGACGTGATCCACGACGCCGGGATCGACGCCGTCCGCGAGAAGTCACTCGAACTCACCGACTACCTCATCGAACTGGTCGACGACGAACTCGCCGCGTACGGTTACGGCGTCGGCACCCCGCGGGAGCACGACCGCCGCGGCGGCCACGTCGCGCTCGAACACGACGACGCCGAGCGGATCAGTCTGGCCCTGCGGGACCGCGGCGTCGTCGTGGACTACCGCCCGCCGAACGTCGTCCGCGTCTGCCCGTCGCCGCTGTACACGTCGTTCCGGGACGTGTACGACGCCGCCGCGCACTGCCGGGACGTTGTCGAGACCGGTGAGTACGAGGCCTACGACGCCGGCGACGACGTGACGTAG
- a CDS encoding alpha/beta hydrolase → MRTELDGAIAAVVERIEREGIPEWHALSVDAARRIEDEVFGGADPPPVDLVRDLAVDGPGGDLPLRVYRPDAETPAPVVVFYHGGGWTLGTLDSSDDICRQFARRTGAVVVSVDYRLAPEHPFPAAVDDAYAALRWVAEHAGAVGGDPERLAVAGTSAGGNLAAATALRARDEGGPDLAAQALCYPMVDDAALDGGVDGGDATGDDSGGSYAENADGPLLTRRDVAWFWDQYLRSSVDRANPYAVPAETDDFGDLPPATVVTCGHDPLRDEGADYAEALDDAGVDVDHLHYPSVPHGVLSLAEDAAVADEAFGDVAASLRARL, encoded by the coding sequence ATGCGCACGGAACTCGATGGAGCGATCGCCGCGGTCGTCGAGCGGATCGAGCGGGAGGGGATCCCCGAGTGGCACGCGCTGTCGGTCGACGCAGCGCGGCGGATCGAGGACGAGGTGTTCGGCGGCGCGGACCCGCCGCCGGTCGACCTCGTCCGGGATCTGGCGGTCGACGGGCCGGGCGGCGACCTGCCGCTGCGGGTCTACCGCCCCGACGCCGAGACGCCTGCGCCGGTCGTCGTCTTCTACCACGGCGGGGGCTGGACGCTCGGGACCCTCGACTCGTCGGACGACATCTGCCGGCAGTTCGCCCGCCGGACCGGTGCCGTCGTCGTCTCGGTCGACTACCGCCTCGCGCCGGAACACCCGTTCCCGGCGGCGGTCGACGACGCGTACGCCGCGCTGCGCTGGGTCGCCGAGCACGCCGGGGCGGTCGGCGGCGACCCCGAGCGCCTCGCCGTCGCCGGGACGAGCGCGGGCGGGAACCTCGCCGCGGCGACGGCGCTCCGGGCGCGGGACGAGGGGGGTCCCGACCTCGCGGCGCAGGCGCTCTGCTACCCGATGGTCGACGACGCCGCGCTCGACGGCGGTGTGGACGGCGGCGACGCGACTGGTGACGACTCCGGCGGCTCCTACGCCGAGAACGCGGACGGCCCGCTGCTGACCCGGCGCGACGTTGCGTGGTTCTGGGACCAGTACCTCCGGAGTTCCGTCGACCGGGCGAACCCCTACGCGGTGCCCGCCGAGACTGACGACTTCGGCGACCTGCCGCCCGCGACGGTCGTCACCTGCGGCCACGACCCGCTCCGCGACGAGGGGGCCGACTACGCGGAGGCGCTCGACGACGCCGGCGTCGACGTGGACCACCTGCACTACCCATCGGTCCCCCACGGGGTCCTGAGTCTGGCGGAGGACGCCGCCGTCGCCGACGAGGCGTTCGGCGATGTCGCGGCCTCGCTCCGGGCGCGGCTCTGA
- a CDS encoding DUF7523 family protein, producing MSLAERTRRAVDKRPFLVDALRAGVCNYTATARFLDVEGDEDAVATALRRYADDLPPMEAQSRDARVTMESGLGPTDDPADAVLVAGGVALAPGGGSLTGVLATGDVDPTALAAVLRRLASAGVPVEAAATAGDALVVAVPRRAGADAVRTVEAALEAVPASETGE from the coding sequence ATGTCACTCGCCGAACGAACGCGCCGGGCGGTCGACAAGCGCCCGTTCCTCGTCGACGCGCTTCGGGCCGGCGTCTGCAACTACACCGCCACCGCCCGGTTCCTCGACGTTGAGGGGGACGAGGACGCCGTCGCCACCGCGCTCCGGCGGTACGCCGACGACCTCCCACCCATGGAGGCGCAGTCGCGGGACGCCCGCGTGACCATGGAAAGCGGCCTCGGGCCGACCGACGACCCCGCCGACGCGGTGCTGGTCGCGGGCGGCGTCGCGCTCGCGCCCGGCGGCGGGTCGCTCACGGGCGTGCTTGCGACCGGGGACGTCGACCCGACGGCGCTGGCCGCCGTCCTGCGGCGACTTGCGAGCGCCGGCGTACCGGTGGAGGCCGCGGCGACGGCCGGCGACGCGCTCGTCGTGGCGGTGCCGCGGCGGGCGGGCGCGGACGCCGTCCGGACCGTCGAGGCCGCGCTGGAGGCGGTGCCGGCGAGCGAGACGGGGGAGTGA
- the cysS gene encoding cysteine--tRNA ligase: MTLRVTNTLTGEKEPFEPQDPDSVLLYLCGLTVSDPAHLGHARAWVHTDVIHRWLDHEGYGVRHVENFTDVNEKIVARVGEDGSDEADVAEHYVADTLRDMRSLNLKRATVYPRVSEHVPEIIEMVETLIDKGYAYEANGSVYFDVTEYPEYGKLSNQDVEEMEAQGSDADRGEKRNPADFALWKAGGVDADEIAEHQHDEAAPAEEAAATAETWDSPWGEGRPGWHIECSAMSTTHLDDTIDIHVAGQDLVFPHNENEIAQSEAATGQQFANYWLHVRLLETAGEKMSSSLGNFATVENLVAEEGANVVRTFLLSTAYHNRATFSADTLDEARDRWDRLDRAYDRAVEAVDGVDARTKVTDEALREAVDSARTDATAAMNDDFNTRETLAILTDLAGAVNRHLDDRDAYDYRALRRAVEAFDEFGGDVLGLTFGDATADGDARLADEAIELVLDLREREREAGNYERADELRDELEALGVTVEDADDGPTFRR; the protein is encoded by the coding sequence ATGACCCTTCGCGTGACGAACACGCTCACGGGCGAGAAGGAGCCGTTCGAGCCACAGGACCCCGACTCCGTACTGCTCTACCTCTGTGGCCTGACGGTTTCCGACCCCGCCCACCTCGGCCACGCCAGAGCGTGGGTGCACACCGACGTGATCCACCGCTGGCTCGACCACGAGGGGTACGGCGTCCGCCACGTCGAGAACTTCACCGACGTGAACGAGAAGATCGTCGCCCGCGTCGGCGAGGACGGGAGCGACGAGGCCGACGTGGCCGAGCACTACGTCGCCGACACGCTCCGGGACATGCGATCGCTCAACCTCAAGCGCGCGACCGTGTACCCCCGGGTGTCCGAGCACGTCCCGGAGATAATCGAGATGGTCGAGACGCTGATCGACAAGGGGTACGCCTACGAGGCGAACGGCTCCGTTTACTTCGACGTGACCGAGTACCCCGAATACGGAAAGCTGTCGAACCAGGACGTCGAGGAGATGGAGGCTCAGGGATCCGATGCGGACCGCGGCGAGAAACGCAACCCGGCCGACTTCGCGCTGTGGAAGGCGGGCGGCGTCGACGCCGACGAGATCGCCGAGCACCAGCACGACGAAGCGGCCCCCGCCGAGGAGGCGGCCGCGACCGCAGAGACGTGGGACTCGCCGTGGGGCGAGGGCCGTCCCGGCTGGCACATCGAGTGCTCGGCGATGTCGACGACCCACCTCGACGACACCATCGACATCCACGTCGCCGGGCAGGACCTCGTCTTCCCGCACAACGAAAACGAGATCGCACAGAGCGAGGCCGCCACGGGCCAGCAGTTCGCCAACTACTGGCTGCACGTCCGCCTGCTGGAGACGGCCGGCGAGAAGATGTCCTCGTCGCTGGGCAACTTCGCCACGGTCGAGAACCTGGTCGCCGAGGAGGGCGCGAACGTCGTCCGAACGTTCCTGCTGTCGACGGCGTACCACAACCGCGCGACGTTCTCCGCAGACACCTTAGACGAGGCCCGCGACCGCTGGGACCGGCTTGACCGCGCCTATGACCGCGCCGTCGAGGCGGTCGACGGCGTCGACGCGCGGACGAAGGTGACGGACGAGGCCCTGCGCGAGGCCGTCGATTCGGCCCGCACGGACGCGACGGCGGCGATGAACGACGACTTCAACACCCGGGAGACGCTGGCGATCCTCACCGACCTGGCCGGTGCGGTCAACCGGCACCTCGACGACCGCGACGCGTACGACTACCGCGCGCTCCGGCGAGCCGTCGAGGCGTTCGACGAGTTCGGCGGCGACGTGCTCGGCCTGACGTTCGGCGACGCGACGGCCGACGGCGACGCCCGCCTCGCCGACGAGGCGATCGAACTCGTCCTCGACCTGCGCGAGCGGGAGCGCGAGGCCGGCAACTACGAGCGCGCCGACGAGCTCCGCGACGAACTGGAGGCGCTCGGCGTCACCGTCGAGGACGCCGACGACGGCCCGACGTTCCGCCGGTAG